GTTCTTGGTTAATGTAAATTCTCTTCCTTGACAGACTTACCAACATGCGAGTACTGTGATTCAATCTCTGGTAGAGGAGGATATTAATGTCAAATTTTTAGTACAACTGGACAAATTGATTCGTTTGCTAGAAACTCCAGTCTTCGCTTATCTAAGATTGCAGGTGATTTATTGTAACGTCCACACAGCTTTCAGTGTTATTGAGTATCCGGATAGTACATGAATACTCTAATATTTGTAatagaatatattttatatttagttaCACAAGGTACCCTTAGTGTAAAGGTGTTAGTTTTGTGTTTATAATGATTAGGACTGAGATCTGCAATCCGTATTCCTTATTCCATCATTTAACTTGCCTCATAACAGATAGTAATGTGCTTGGATGAAACCTAGTAATTAAAGCTCATGATAAGATAATATGGCGTCATTTGATTGTTTATAGCTGTTGTTCATTGATTCTGGGAACTTAACATGTGATCTATAGTTGggtttttgtttcttctttctttgtttatttgtttgtcATGTTAACCTAAatggttaatttaattttgcagCTTCTGGAGCCTGGAAGATATACATGGTTATTTAAAGCACTGTATGGCCTTCTGATGTTGCTTCCTCAGGTAAGTGCTACTTGATTTTTGTTGTTACTTAGAAAAGGTATTGAGGTGTCTGTGTTCTTGTATTAGTATACTTGTGTTCTTTGAAGCATAGACTCATCTCTTTGAGGTGACAGACACACTTTCAACCCGTtcgtattaaaaaaaattattggactGGTCACGTGCAAAACACTCAAGTTAAATGATATACTGTATTCCATAcatgtatatactatatactgTATATTATATATGGAGGCCATATCAAATGAAAACACGAGAGGTGCTAACCCTTTTATGTTCTCCACACTCACACACTATATTAGTTGAAACACTTGCCTTATATTAGTTGAACACTATATTACTGTTGTGCATCACTGCATAAGCTATTTATCACATGATTCATATCTCTACAAATTTTGGCTTCAAATTCTTCATTGATGATAGACATGGTTTTCTGTTTGTATTAACTCTTCATTTTATACCACTTATGCAGCAAAGTGCCGCCTTCAAGATACTAAAAACTCGTTTGAAAGCCGTGCCATCGTATTCTTTCAATGGTGAACAATTGAAGAAAACATCCTCTGGGAACCCCTATCAATTTCTCCAACACATGTCTGGTGGATCTCACACAGCAGAGGATGGCGACGTAGCTGTGGACAGTGGGAACTCACACAATGGAATCAATTTTGTTGCAAGGCTAAATCAGTTTCAGCAAATGCAGCAACAGCATCGCGAACATTTTAGAGCACAGGCACAGACACGCAAAAATTCCACCTCAGTAGCAAAGGTTACTGTGTTAAATATCTTtttaaattgacttatttgagcttatctaatGGCATATACACTTGGGAGAGTTTATGGAAGTTTACTTCCATAAATTTCCCCAAACAACTTATAGCTGATACACACACATttatatgataagcacttaACCTGTTCATCAAAATAGAGTCTTAAACTTTAGAGATTAGGCTAAGTTGTAGTGTACTTAACAAGCCACATTCTACTATTTAAGTCATAAGCTGTTCATATATGCAGGAGGAGGAGGTACAAAGgcaagaagaagaaacaaagagaCCTCATTTGAATGAGCTTAATGCTCCAAGATCATTCAAGAGAGCTAGCTAAATGTTATTGAATCAGTATTATTATGCACTGATCCAATCCCTGTGTATGTGTAGAACTTTGAATGGGATAGGGTATTGATTTGTAAAATTGTTGTAAATCATAATAGCAGATCCTTTTATTCTACTGCTacttatcatcatcatcatcatcatcatcatagaaGAAAGTTGGGATGGTGAAAAATGGATTTTGGAATGAAGATAAAACTTGGGCTTTGCTGGGCCGGGCCAGGCTATTCTTTTGATCTTGTAAACTTGATAGATACTCACATGGTTctgttgtttttgttgaaaaCCGTGTGGGACAGAGGGGATACTTCATTTTAGAAAAGAAGTTGTTCATTGTTTAGTACTTGTTTTTCATGTGGCTTTATGCATACAATTACATACTATATAATAATCATATGATATAGAAATTAGATGCTTGCTTAATGCTTAGTGTCTAAGTTGGCGTATTACAAGACGCgtgattttgtattttgttgtaAACTTGTGATTACTTGAAGTTGTAAACACATTTTTTTCCTGCATTTGTTTTTCCATTAATAGTTTAATACTATAGTAGAAGATCACTATCATAAGTGAGTTTTgacttataagcttgtttggtAACTTTGAAAATACCTCAATTAAATCAAAATACTTGTTGAAAAGGAGTTgatgaataatttatttagaaGTATCTTATGACAAATGTATTTGTATAAGTTTTAACTAAATTTTATATGATAAGTGCTAACTTTCATATCAAAACTTTTGCTCTTTTTTCCATTAATagttttaactatattttttttcttttctcttttttcttttcaattttcatctttGCTTTTTCTATTAACTCAGGTATAGGGAGGAAGCACTTCTCTTGTACATGGTGTTATAAGTAAATTACATAAATGCCTTTCCCTTTTATCACATATACAATAATATACAAGTGctgattattaattataatcacAAACATTAGAAAAGGTAAACTCAACCTAAAACTTCAAACTGATAACTAGAGAGATGAATCTTATTAAGCAAACATTATCACCATAGGGAAACTCCTCAGGTTTCAGTTAGAAGGTTGAAATAGAAAATTAGATCATCTACATCTCCACATCTACAACTGCAGTATGGTGCTGCAGCTACCAGGAAAGTATAGTATACTCCAAATGACTTTTTCTCCCTAAAGTGACTAACTTTTAACAACcacttatatatattataaaattataatcattgatattttgattattCTGATCCTCATTAGCATTTTTACTATATCAAAATGATTATAACTTtataatatattgataattgTTAAAACTTATTTGGACTATACTATACATATCCAGTGTAGTCTTGTATTGCGTGGCAAGACATGATTGCTTAGCTTACAGAGCATAGATCTTCTCAATGTCCGAGTTGTATTCGTCCAAATCTGATATATTTGCAGAGTAAGACCACGAGAAAGATTTGCTTCCACTCGCTCTCTTGATTCGTCTCTGGGAATCACTTTGGAAAATGCCAAAATGTTGTCGAAAAACAAAGTAACACATACTTGCTAGAGTCCCAACTAGAATTGGTATGCCCAAACCAGTTATGGTAATAGCCATCCATTTTTTCTTTCCAACAACCTCGAAAGCTATTGCAAGAAAAGCACCGCATGTGCAAGCACAAGCAGCCCACATTAACTTGTTAACGACCGACACAATCTGTCTTTGAGCCCTTGTGTCCCAAGCAACCAAAGTGATTTGAACAACAACAACTGCGAGGGAAATGAAAAGAGACGTCGAATTCAAGAGACAGAAAATTTGGAATCCAACATGATCAGCTATGTTAGATTTTCCTGCCTGTGGTCCTTCCGTAATATATTGACCCGGTAAATTGAATATAGCCAAGAATGCTATCGAGGCAAAAAGGACAGCAACAACTGTGACAGAGTTAATGGTGTTTTGAACTGCTTCTCTATGAAGTTTCTTCAATTCCTTAGCTATACCAGAAACTCGTCGGcgagttttttcattttgtatgAGTTGTGACTGCACCTCATGCTTTATATCACTCACAGTTCTTTTAAGTTCCATGGCTTCATCTACTTTGCCAACATGTCTTGCATATTTAGCACCATATTCTGAAAGTGCTTCTTGGATTTCTAAAGCTGAAGATCCGTATGGAAGTTTATCGGCCAAATCCAAGGCTGTTTCTTGTTGCTTATTGATGGCATTAACATCCACAGCTGAGTAGCTTAGCAAAAGGCTCACTATCTGACAAAAGAACCATTTGTCAGTAAAGGatgcaaaaatataaattgagaaGAAGAATTTATTGCGACAAAAGACAGGAAAATTATGAAAGGAAACAAGCATTCATTTTGTTGTCCCATTATGTATATAAATGAGCCTCAACTAATAAAGCATAAGGATAGTTAAGGATGTTTATAGTTCCTTATAAACAGTAGGCTAAATTTACACAGCTCATTCCTTAAAATCCAAGACCACCGATATAATGCTTTCAACTGTAAGTTGTAACTAATTAGTATTGAGAATTTGTGCAACATACGAGGAGAAATTCGTTAAAAGAATCTATATAGCAACGTCATTTATCAATAAATTACAACATCACATTAGACATACATTAATGACAATGTTGTGTATCAACTGTTAAatacttacatgaagaagttcACACATTATCTTAGATTAACAACTTGTTTATGCTCAAGGAAACTAAGATTTTACAGACAAGTTTATAAAACTGAATTAAATATACTATGAAAAACAATCTACAGCTATATATGGTGGCTCAAGAGAAAGAGTTTAACCTGTGACCGGCCTTTCCTCGTAGCCATGTGAAGAGCGGTATTACCCTTCTTATCTCGTTCATTCAATATTGTAGGATCAGCTTGTAATATCTCCTCCACCACTGATGTACTCTGTCCTTTAACAGCCATATGAAGTGCAGTTTGACCTTTTTTATCTTTGATACAGACTATTCCTCGATCACGGGAGATAAGTGCTTTCACAATACGAAGGACGCCATACCTAACAGCATTGTGTAGTGCAGTTTTTCCATTTTTCCTAACTATAAACATAGAGCTGACATCAACATCCAAAATAGCACTTACTACATCCAAGTGGTCTTGAACTGCAGCAGAATATAAAGGGCTGGTGTTTGACGAGTCACACAACTTACAAACCTCGGGAAAGGCACTCAAAATCTCCTTCACAATTTCTGGAAAAAAGTTAGATATTAAAATCATGATTGAAATACTTAATCATATATAATCAACAAACaagtaaaaatatttaactaaAAAGAACAAGATAGTATAAACTTCCTTCACTTCTACTACAAAATTGATCCTTAAACCATAAAGTTAAATACTTACAAAAATTCCTAAAACTCAACATCAAGATTGTAAAATTTGCTACTTGTGTTGCCCAATTACAGTTATGTAGTCCTAGTTAAAACATACATAAATATTACTGTCATAGGAAGAGGAAGATCTTCatagaaatttaacataaaaaaaaaaacttcatttttaGTCTTTTATATTCCAAATTCAAAAGATGTGCAAAGCCATGCAAGCTAAGCACAAATTTCAAAAGAACTTTATaaacttcatttttaaaaaataaaacaaaactatgttatttgaaattttgaaattaaataatCAAGTGATTAAACTCAAATGGTCAATAAGATTCAAAGCCATGTTCCAAGGAACAGTCTTTAGTCAAACTTTATCTAACTTACGGCTGAATTCTGAATTATCCGAACCTTGCCTCgggttaataatttttttcaagtggATTCTCAAAAAATCCCAATTCATCCATCCAATAATAGCAATATCCAACATAGtttcttaaaatttgaattaaccAAATAAACCcaacacaaataataaaaaaaaagtaaagaaaaataagaatattttatGTAGAATACCCAAATGGCCACGCTTAGCTGCAACATGAAAAGCGTTCATATCAGACTTGGAACGAATCTTGAGAATCTCAAAATCACACAATTTGAGCAAAAAGGTGAAAACTTCCTTCAGATTATGGTTTGCAGCTATGTAAAGTGGTGTTTCACCATGATCGTTTTGAAGAGACATAACATCAGAAACAGAGAtaggtgatgatgatgatgatgacccATTATTACTATTATCATCATCTTCGTTTTTCAGCTTCTCTAACAGTTTCTTTAACCCATCAAGGTTCCCAGATCCAACCATGGTGAAAATTGATTGGTGGGTCATGAAACGAAGACCCTTTGACTccataatgaaaataaaaatatgatttttattgcttttttggtgtttatttttCACTGTTTTAGCTTTGGATTGAAGTTAAAGTTTCtcactttcatcatcatcatcatcatcatcatcatcatagatagatagaagaagaagaagaagaaattatagagagagaatgaaagaagaagattaaatatggatgatgatgatgatgatgaatgtaTGGGTGCAACAAGTGGTGATTCTCCATCGCATTcaattcttaaaataaattaaataaattatttattttattatttacaaatttcaattcaattattGATTGAGTGATTGAAAGTGTGTTGTATTAATGTAGTCAAGTCTTTTTATTGCACACAAAATCCAACTGAATTTGACTTTACACAATGTGACAATAACACTAATAGTGAAGTCTTTTTTAtcctattttttatattcacaCCAATGGAAATTAGAAAGATAAAAATAAGTGTGACATGTAAAGACTTAGATTAACGAAAAATTAGAGAAAGAAAATTATCTTTGGTCTATAGCATTATTTACTCTTTCTTTCCCGTCACTTGCATattataaaaaggaaaatgttaaacggtGCCCtcgggcactgtttaaggaaccaaatatagtaatactagtataacttacccgtgcaaatgcaagagttaatgttcaatgaaaaatatagatatttttttcacacatgaaaaatatggattattaaattttcaatattttgtggtttttttaattatttgtaaaattaattttatatttaatgtaataatttatttaaatatgataaatgatccaaattttggaaattttaaggagaaatggtagaacggagagtgatactccactccccgttcccaacccacatgttcgtatatttgttcttttattttcattttcataaaaaaaggtcattaaacaaaaactaatccaacggttaatatatattagttcttaatcgtcatatctctcctttagacatttgttttcttctggagtattttagcccatgtccccgtgtgaaaaaatttcacatttgtataatgaacagtagaattatttgtcatttgtttgacacaaaaaaaatttatatcattttttttatgcatatctgatttgttaatggtgcaaattttaaaaaaattatctatttgtttatctcacagtgatgtttggaaaataaaaacaaagtaatacatgatattattacttttaattctttcttttttatatataaaatcattgttactttccttactttcaattgatatttatcgtattttttatataataaaatctacaaatgtatgtctcaccccgtgtaagttattttttgcttaatacctccatgtagattatttttttatcaataccccctattgtaatattatgtttggtataaatcactatgtaactttttttttattaataaaattaataaaataaaatagaaaaataatttatgaagtcaattacttcattccttttatatttcagacaatcacaccattttctctattcgataagtatgaagtttaagaataactttttttgtgaacaattaaattactgtttttatttttttttatattccttttaAGGTGAGTATTTTTGTTCGGAGATTCTTaagccttcaattttgttttgaaacatattaagccttcaatttctcaattccacatttggccaattcgttctatataattttttttgataagcaattcgttctatagtatagtcattcgaggagtttctattattttatcaatatatttgttaaatatcacatgaaaaatgagacaaacaaaaaaataatgagtaaaaaaaagagtacaacatttattaataatagtaaaaaaaaacatttataagcatgatttacaccaataaaaaataatatgaacaaaaagtgttttttaataagtaaacatgattaaaaaaaatgacaataaaatataaaaaaatataaataaatacttgaaatttgtgcagtcaacgcctcgaaagtctaaaaagtgttatttttaattttaaaattttcttttttgatttccttaaccagtgccccgggggcaccggttagcatgacccttataaaaattcctacaaaaaaattatcgtaaaacaattgttaaaaTAATACTCCATCCGTAATACTTTATAAGGAAAATTACATTGAGTATTttgtatataattattattaaattatctTTGGTAGAGAGAGATTagcaaattattattaaattgaaaatgatatgatggagggaaaa
This portion of the Trifolium pratense cultivar HEN17-A07 linkage group LG3, ARS_RC_1.1, whole genome shotgun sequence genome encodes:
- the LOC123914380 gene encoding ankyrin repeat-containing protein At2g01680-like — its product is MESKGLRFMTHQSIFTMVGSGNLDGLKKLLEKLKNEDDDNSNNGSSSSSSPISVSDVMSLQNDHGETPLYIAANHNLKEVFTFLLKLCDFEILKIRSKSDMNAFHVAAKRGHLEIVKEILSAFPEVCKLCDSSNTSPLYSAAVQDHLDVVSAILDVDVSSMFIVRKNGKTALHNAVRYGVLRIVKALISRDRGIVCIKDKKGQTALHMAVKGQSTSVVEEILQADPTILNERDKKGNTALHMATRKGRSQIVSLLLSYSAVDVNAINKQQETALDLADKLPYGSSALEIQEALSEYGAKYARHVGKVDEAMELKRTVSDIKHEVQSQLIQNEKTRRRVSGIAKELKKLHREAVQNTINSVTVVAVLFASIAFLAIFNLPGQYITEGPQAGKSNIADHVGFQIFCLLNSTSLFISLAVVVVQITLVAWDTRAQRQIVSVVNKLMWAACACTCGAFLAIAFEVVGKKKWMAITITGLGIPILVGTLASMCYFVFRQHFGIFQSDSQRRIKRASGSKSFSWSYSANISDLDEYNSDIEKIYAL